Genomic window (Phragmites australis chromosome 21, lpPhrAust1.1, whole genome shotgun sequence):
TTTTAGCACTGGACAAGTTTTATAATTCAATACTAACTTAACTATTCTTATGGTTTTAGTGAGACTACGAACCGCCATCTAACCTTGCTCCAGGAATTGAAGCCCAATTCAGACAGCAAAATAGATATCCTGCATATTCATCTTATGCAAACCAAGGTAGTACATCTTCAACTAAAAGTGCTTGTACAGCATCAGTGTTGATATAATGGTGAGGTTACGATTAAAATTGCATACTCTTCAAACTCAAATTACACTTTTCGTTTACAGGGCAATAGTAACTCCAGATATTTTCATTGACATTGCAATTTTGGTTTACAAGACAATAGTTATTCGTGTTCAATCCCAACTTGAAACCCACCAATTCCCACAAAATGGCCCTCTAGGCTTCTGACGAAATATTAAGCTACACTTCAAGGGATGTCATTTGTACCAAGCAGTATACTTAAAATAATCTGTATTGATGCCTGAGCGGCCCTAATTCCTAATCACTCGCCATGCTACCGCTTCTAGAACCATGAAAGATAGGTTCTCTCAGCTACAGAAGAGATCAATCTGCTAGAAATGCTCATGTACAACTAAAATGCATTCTTGTTAAACACAGTGTAACATTAGGCCCAAGCACATTAAGCAAGTGTCGATTACGCTTGTTGGCATCGGCAAACTTTTAATTCTACAGCCTAACCTAAATGGCAGCTCATGTCAAGCAAAGAAACGGGAATCATTGAGCCACAACGCCAGCCTTTTTGTGCCTTGGCTGAAGCAATTAGCCATCCATCATAACACCAAGCAAACGGAGCAAGCTCGTGGTACAAAGGCCAAAAGATGATTCATTTCCCAAAGAAACCCCAATCTTGTGCCCTAGTCGCACAAGAACACCTCCACGGTTCTCGATTTTCAGGTCAAGATTGCcaagaaagaagagcaagaatCGAATTGTTCTTCTTTGCGAAGCAGAAAGGAAAGGAGGCGCCTTTGTTGCACTCACCCCTGAGCCCGAAGCACGCGGCGGCGCTCGGCGGAGGCGCAGATCCCGATCAGAGCGAGAAGGCTGGCCCGCCGTGTCCTCCTCGGCGCGGTCGCGCGGAGCCCGTCGAGCGCGAACGTCACCTCGTCCACGCTCTCCATCATCTCCCCGTACTCCTCCGCCTCCATCAGCGTCGccgtcggcgccgccgccggctccgcGAGCTCCCACCTCCCCCCTCCCttcccccgccgcctccccTCAGGCCGAGGCGGCGGGGACGGGGGCGGGTCCTCGTCGAAGTCCCACATCGACGAGCACTCCTGCGACGGCGGCAGCGGGAGCGTTTGCGAGGCCGACGACCCCAGCGCGTCGAGGTCGTCGCCGTCGAAGTCGAACGCGTCCTGCGAGGACGAGTCCCCGCCCCCGCCGTCTGAGAAGGAGCGGGATCTGCGCCCGTACGTGCGCATGATCATGGCGCCCGCGTCGTCGATGCGCCGCCGagctgccctgcccgtgcgctgcgagagagagagagagagagagatttgggcGTCGATGGTTTGGGTGTTGGGTTCTGGGCGTTTGCTTCGCGTTGCGGCTGATCCGGATTTGGGAATTGGGAGGGGAAGCTGCTTGgggaattgttttttttttttgtgaactCGGTTTGTCTCGCTGTGGGGTGGGGCCGCGCGGTGGGTTTGGTTTGTCCGTCTCAGCCGTTTCGGTTTTATTCATCTCGGGCCGTTGCGAATATCGCGGTTCAGACGGGCAAGGAATGGACCGGGTGCACTTGCACAGGAGGGCGGTCCGTGAGTAGGCGGTTTCTCAGCCGTCGGATCGTCGGCGGTGATCTCAGCATCGGAGTGTCTAAGATTAGGCTTTTGGGTGCTTTTTGGGTGTTCTTTTTAAAAGTTTGTATCATTGGAACAGCTCGACAAAGTGTGTTGCTATTAAATCTTCTTGCGTGCACCGCAGCTTGCAAAAAGCTCATGGTTTTCTTAGTAAAACAGATCTATAGATTTAGAAAATTATGACTAGAGGTGTTGCACGTAGAAATTTGGTTAGCAATCTTGAAACAGAGATGAAGCTAGTGAGATGGATAAAGTTATTGAATTTGTAAAACCCTATTGTATAAAATAGGCTTATCCAGGGGACGACACCACGTTATGATTAGGGGTGCACAGGCATCTACTCTCATTCAAAATTGCTTACTAAAAACAGTTACAATGAACAggtttttttgaaattttatgtattttcaaTGGTAGTGCACCCCTTCATTTAAATCCTAGTTTCGCTCCTGGGCTTATTGAACATTTTTATGATCAAGATGTGTTGTATGTTAACCTTATACTAGTATTTACTCATTCTCTATAATTCGGCTAGACACCACTTACAGTACTAGCATAGACTAACGTACTATTTGCATTACTAGTGCTTGCGAATTTCAACCGAATGAAATAAGGAGCAGTCAGGCGTTTTGATGAACTTACTGATCTCTGCTTAATTGCTGCGGATTATTTTCTTGGAGATGATTACTACGGTTTTCTTGGAGATGATTACTACGGATCTTTTAGCAACGATGGATACTAAATTTGCAGATAGCCTAGGGTTTAATAGAAAGAACAGCTAAAAGAATCAGCCGCAGATCCAGCTGCGCCTCTCTGttgggcaaaaatccaaaaatagacaatatacatgagtgtatttatcgaaatagataatatatcggtgtatttacaattttagcatttgTATCCGATATCTTATTTactgaaaaataattttcaataCATCGTACCTGAAAATATACGGGTCCaggcacaccgtgtaccgaatatgaCATTGTAGCTTATATTCGGCATACCATGTGCTgaatatcaaccgtattcggcacacgatgtgccgaatatgatgcCAGCGTGTTGTGATTTCATGTAATTGTCAACTTTAAACAAAAATTGTAATTATTTGCTGATTTAAATGTACATTtcaaattttctaatttatcatGTATGTAGTCTCTAAAGTAGTGGACAGCCTTAACAAttaggtatgtttgaacatgcacaatttaaaatgTAGTAGTGACAATATTCCCCCTTGTATCATTAATCAGTTAAGATGGTGGTGGAAAGTGACGACGTGAATTAGCGGAAGAATGTCAGTTGTGCCAGTCAAGACTATTAGGGTAAGATGGTGTTCGTCTAAGAGGTAATGATTGCAAGTTGTGAGGATAGGTACAagcaaattcatcatcatctttacGGTCATCAGTGTCCTTCGGAGATAGATGTCTCAgagggaggggtcgttgtggcacGAAATCGTCGTCCTTATCGTCATCTTTAGCTATCATGGTGGGAGTACGTCATATTTCCTTGTTGGTTGTACACCATAtcgatgtggtgtgtgaacGTCCTTTTGCAGTGTTTGTTGAAACTTCTCCTGTATTGTTCCTCGAACGTCGAGGTATTaatggcatgaaatcgtcgtcgtcatcgacCTCGTCATTTTCTGGTTGAATAATAGAGGACGCcattgtaccccttaggttcgttGATATTCGTCGTATTCTACGTAAAACAGATATCATACCCCCGCCGAAGAGTAAATGCATCACCTAGAAGTttgagatttctttgttgatcaactctgcgTCTTCCGAGAACACCTAATGTATAAGAGGAGCGTTCGAATCAATGTAAATAAGATAAGCAGGGCGgcaaaatagaaaatgacgaacctatATGTGGGATACATACTGATCGAGCAACATTACCATTCTTTTTTGCCtcatagagaaacctagcacagaaggatggtcggctagttcgcacaccttgagatacatTTTGCGTCGCTTGTACAAGAGAACCATAAGGTCGTCAGTGGTTATATGTAGGAGCGAAGCGGTTGACGCAAAATAGAAGGGTCTTACATGTAATTTAGATACGGTTTGAATTAAGTTGCTCTATTTGAAGTGAccatccttccctccatgcaCAACCTGCACGGAAACATTTAGTGCTACATCGATCGTTATAGGTGTTCATAAAAAACATGTACTAGAAGATCTCGCTATATATGTATTAATCTTTGACTGCAACGTTCTTACTCTGTACCAAAACACGAATCTCTGAttttttaataaacattaaacaagtattaaatattataattaatatgtaaaaatacttaataaataactaatgaataaagttatgtatcataattatttgataaatattaaataaattaaaagtaattatgTTAACAATACAGTGCATAAGATATAGAGATTACTATgataatatagtgaataataCATATATCATGAATAAATATAAGTGTACCGAATAATACGAATAATACTTTATGTTATATTtcacaccaaacctacaagatgcagaaaCTCAATGAAACATGAATAATACTAGAACATATCGAGTGCATTATATAACAACGAGGCGACGGCCGGACCGGCGTATTTTCGGGGTACGGTATGCGAAAATTATTTTTCGGTAAatgagatgccgaatacggatactaaaattgtaaatacgtcaatatattatctatttggACAAATATGTTAAgatatgttgtttatttttagatttttgcctcTATGTTGCCGTGAGATTTTGAATTTGGCTCGGCTCGGTAGACTGCAGACTAGCGAGACCGTGCGCTCAAGCTAAGCTCAACGCGGGTACTCACGGGATTTTTCCCTAATAGTTGTAAGGTTCCAAATTAATTCGAGTTAGGCTAGTATACATACATGTGTATATTCAATGATACTGTATATTTCCGCGTATTGAAAGTCTCGTACCTTTCAATCCCATCTTAATATATgcataaacatgcatatatgtacatataatatAAGTGTGAGATACGTGTATAGTACACGTTGTCGTTATACCCTCTTAAAAAACTGCAGACTAGCGGCTCCATGAACCAGTGATCCTCTACGGAGCCTGGTGGAGCGTGAACAAATTGCCCGCACCAATCGGATAGCGCCACGTCATCCAACGTCTACATTCCCGCGCCCACGGCTTTGCTCCGTTGGCTGCTGGTTTGAGGCTTTCCTTCAGATAACTGTAGCTACTGCCATTTCCTAACAGAAATGGAAATGCTGTCCAAACGGGGAAATGCGACAATTACACTGCGTACAGAAGCTTGGTTACTGCATCTGCATGTACAGAAATAATACTGTACAATCGAAGATGTGTACTAGGAACGTTGATGATGGCTACTTGGTTAGCTGGATAAGAAATTCTTCAAGAACTTTCAGGAACAGATAATCCTAATGCCATCAAGTCTCATGTTGCTAGCATCTAAAAAACATGttgtaaaaaaaggaaaaaaaaactgaagtTGCTGGAAGAAACTCGAAAAGTACTGGCTATTTTTGGCCGCCCAACCTCTTATTAATACAATTGTAATCACCAAGCTAAAGCAAAAGGCTAGAGTTACAGTCCAATGCAAAAACCATCATGGTGCAGTTGCATATATTGTACACTTGTACACACTTCTGTTCTTGGCACTCTGACACGCATGGGCGCACCACAGATCGATCGAGACCAACCGACTAACGAGCATGTCCTAGGAAATCGAGCGCGGAAAACTATCACCGGCGACGCATCGGCCGGCCATGATGGATCACGCCAAGCCgacgagcttctcgctgagctCCCAGAGCTTCTTGGCCTTCTCGGCGTCGCTGGCCTCCTCGGAGAGCTGGTTCTCGAACGACGCCGAGTTATTGTTCCAGCTCCAGTACACGCCGGACTTGGTGAGGCTGGGGTCGCTCACCACCTGCGCCAGCCgcttcccggcctcctcctcggagaCGTACCCCTTGGTGATGTACTTCTGGAACGGCGGGAACAGGAGCCGGAACAGCGGGATGTGCTCCCGGAACAGCCCCGTGGTGGCGATGCACCCCGGGTAGAGCGACGCGAAGGTGACGCCAGTCTCCTCGTGGTACCGGCGGTGGAACTCCTGCATCGTCAGCATGTTGCACACCTTGCTGTCCTTGTACGCCTTGGCGCCGTCGAACTCGCCGCCGTCGATCATCGCCGAGCTGCCGATGCCGTTCAGGCCGCCGGCGAGGCCGCGCAGGTCGCCCAGGTTCGCCTTCGGCGGCACGTTGCCCGCCAGCGTGTTCGTGTTCCCTGCTCGATCATTTACAACGCAATGCATGATCAGTGCCATCGTTCGGTTCGGAATCCAAGAAGCGTCGCCGTCGTCGTACTTACCGGTGATGGAGCCGACGATGATGAGGCGCTTGGAGGGGTAGTCGGAGGAGGTGAGGTCGTCGAGGAGCTCGCGGGCGAGGAGGAAGTGGCCGAGGTGGTTGACGCCGACGCTCATCTCGATCCCGTCGGCAGTGTAGGACGGCTCCTTGGCGGTGGGCTGGTACACGGCGGCGTTGCAGACCACCACGTCGATGGGCATCTCCAACTGCCGCACGTTCTTGACGAACTGTCGGACGCTGTCCAGGGAGGCCAGGTCGAGGTGCACGATGGTGAAGCTGTCCTTGTCCATGCCGGCCGCCTTGGCCGCGCGCGACGCCTTGAGGAAGTCGCGGCACGCCATGATGACGTGCCACTTGCCCGTCTCCGCCAGGGCCTTCGCCGTGGCCAGGCCCAGCCCCGACGACGCGCCCGTGATGACCGCGGTGCCCTTACGCAGCGTCTTCTTGCCCGCCGGCGATGCCGGGGTCACGGACGGCGAcgacaccgccgccgcctgcgcGCGGATGGCCACCGATGTGCTCACCCTCTGCAGGTTTTTGACAGGCATTTCAGTTACAATGCATCATACAGTGAATCGGTGACTGACA
Coding sequences:
- the LOC133903889 gene encoding protochlorophyllide reductase B, chloroplastic, with product MALHLQAAASFLPSALSARKEGAAKDSAFLGVRLVDGLKFEASSLGLRTKRVSTSVAIRAQAAAVSSPSVTPASPAGKKTLRKGTAVITGASSGLGLATAKALAETGKWHVIMACRDFLKASRAAKAAGMDKDSFTIVHLDLASLDSVRQFVKNVRQLEMPIDVVVCNAAVYQPTAKEPSYTADGIEMSVGVNHLGHFLLARELLDDLTSSDYPSKRLIIVGSITGNTNTLAGNVPPKANLGDLRGLAGGLNGIGSSAMIDGGEFDGAKAYKDSKVCNMLTMQEFHRRYHEETGVTFASLYPGCIATTGLFREHIPLFRLLFPPFQKYITKGYVSEEEAGKRLAQVVSDPSLTKSGVYWSWNNNSASFENQLSEEASDAEKAKKLWELSEKLVGLA